In Homalodisca vitripennis isolate AUS2020 unplaced genomic scaffold, UT_GWSS_2.1 ScUCBcl_2876;HRSCAF=8012, whole genome shotgun sequence, the following proteins share a genomic window:
- the LOC124372307 gene encoding putative nuclease HARBI1: MFGDEYINRKGYPSINVQATCDSQERFTSVAAEWPGSVHDSRIWRRSPVRDIISRYDGAACLLGDSGYGISPWLITPFKPPQTDIQRRFNRVHAKERVVIERVFGQLKKRFPILGNCVRLSLDRVPKVIVTCTVLHNVAKHLRDPLNFEDDANEDGCNEDEGGEEVFENQATKQRGEQKRNEMLGFI, from the coding sequence atGTTCGGTGATGAGTATATAAACCGGAAGGGTTACCCCAGCATCAACGTGCAAGCAACATGTGACAGTCAAGAAAGGTTCACTAGCGTTGCTGCAGAGTGGCCAGGATCAGTGCACGATTCTAGAATATGGAGAAGGAGTCCTGTTCGGGATATTATTTCTCGTTATGACGGTGCTGCGTGTTTACTTGGTGACTCTGGCTATGGTATTTCTCCTTGGTTAATCACCCCGTTCAAACCTCCTCAAACCGATATTCAGCGTCGATTTAATCGTGTTCATGCAAAGGAAAGGGTGGTGATAGAAAGGGTGTTCGGACAGTTAAAGAAGAGATTCCCGATACTTGGCAACTGTGTTAGATTGTCTCTAGACAGAGTACCAAAAGTAATTGTCACCTGTACTGTGCTGCACAATGTAGCTAAACACCTCAGAGatcctttaaattttgaagacgACGCGAATGAAGATGGGTGTAACGAGGATGAAGGAGGCGAAGAAGTGTTCGAAAACCAAGCAACAAAACAACGTGGCGAACAGAAGCGGAATGAAATGCtgggttttatttaa